Within the Miscanthus floridulus cultivar M001 chromosome 2, ASM1932011v1, whole genome shotgun sequence genome, the region AACACGCTCTCAGAGAGAAAGgacgcgagagagagagagagagagcagtcgATCAACTTGTACAGTCAATCGCTACAAGTATCTCTGAGTACGTTTGCCCTTTCTTTTAATTATTTGTTTAGAGTTATCGTCGTAatgtatatatacctatatatatatatatctttaacgATTTACTAATTTAGATAATTTACAACATCTAGTCACAGGAAAATTTCAACAAGCTCGAATTTAAagttgattcaaaagctatatatatatgtatatcattcgatttattaatggattttattttatttataaaagttgcttttcatgcttaatctaacaggacaaaccgttcgctagaatCGTTAgtggacattcctaaatatttctacgcacgacataatttaacttgagcgtttatttgagtccataaaACTAGGTCACCGGATTCACTGATCACGTCAAGtatatttttaaataaaaaattccaAAAAACTCGTTTAAAAAATTTAACTTAGGCTTAAATCATgatgctaaacgagctcgtaacaccagaggtgttacactatTAATGCACTTGTTTCCAAATACATGCGACTATGTCCCCCTAAACTTATACCGTAACATTTATTTCTAAATGTTCCTTTTGACTTTATTTAATACTTTTGAATATTACTTGTGTATAGACAGACATGTACTTTCTCTGTCCTATAAAAGAGTCACTATGGGATTCATGTTGATCAATTTTTTAAAGTTCGAacagatttgtagaaaatataaaCAACATTTATATTTCCAAACAcgtttactatgaaaatatattcaacgttTGCTAGAAAGCGGGAACGACTTTTTTATGAAAAGAAGggaatataataataatatcaaTAGGTTCTCACGACGCATCAATATGATATACATTGgactgatttttttttgttttcacgGAGAGCCGAAGGACAGAAGTAcagagagagaattccttatttgacactgggaaaatgagtttCTTGGCCttaaaattttcttcgttccctatttgacactcacttcaactttcattcctaatttgacactaccatcaaatccgttagctaacggtgttaactggctattaaaaagacgtttttgcccctagaaaaaaagcggccaagcaaatttgagaggaaaaaaaaacctgcgccttttttttgcagctgggcgcatgcataagaggcgggcgcaggtttttttttcctctcaaatttgcttcgccgctttttttctataggcaaaaacgtctttttaatagctagttaacaccgttagctaacggatttgacggtagtgtcaaattagggatgaaagttaaagtgagtgtcaaatagggaacgaagaaaatttcaggaccaagaaatgaacgactcattttcccagtgtcaaataagaaatTCTCTCAATTACAGAACCAGAGATCCCCTAAAATCCTGCGGGACTCGACCGGACCAAATGGCTCCCAATTTGAACATGAGGCTTTTAGCTGTGTGTCATTAAAAAAATCTGTAATTACGTACAAATTATTAAAAAGTTGAGCTCCCACGAGTGCCATCATTCtaaacttctttgctctccaagctATTATGTCGGTGTTTTGTTTGTTTTTCACCATTTGGCAATCCTTACATATGAATCTGATCAGTGTAaacgtccaaaatacccttatgtcGTTCTATCCTCTTGCTTCTTTCTCTCCATCTATTGGGGTCAAGCTGTCAGCGACTTGGCTccaccttcctcctcgtcacGCGCCAGCCTCGCGCCGTGCCGACGCCAGGGTGGAGCTCGCTCGCCCGCACCGCGGCGGAGCTCACTCACTCGCGCTCGCGGCGGCCGGGCGGAGCTCCCCCGCACGCGCGCCCACGATGGTCGGGCAGAGCTCGCATGTGCCCGCGCCCACGGTGGCAGGGACGGAGCTGCCCTCCACGCGCAACCGTGGTGGCTAGGGCGGAGGTCCCCCCTGCGTGCGCTCGCTACTGCCGGGCGGAGCTCGCttgcgcccacgcccgcgcccgtGGCAGACGGGGCAGAGCTCCCTGGCTCGCGCTCGCAGCGACTAGGCGGAGTTCGCCTACGCCCACGCCCGCACCCGCGGCGAGGGGCAGAGCTCCCCTGTGCGTGCGCTCGCAGCGGttgggcggagctcgcccgcgcccgtgCCCACGGTGGATGAGGCAGAGCTGGCCCCGCGCACGTGGCCACGTTGGTCCCCGCTCCGGTGCTCCCCGCTACTCTTCTCCCGTCCGATGTCCGTGATTGGTGTGAGCAGCCCGACGACGACGCGCAGTGTGCTGTGCCGGTCCCGCAGCGCGTCGGTCGGCCAAGCAGCACGCGCAGCGAGCGCTCGGCGACCGCCACGGCCTTGTCGGCCTTGCCGTTCCGCGGGGGTTGCCTTGGGCGTGAGGTCGGCCACAAGGTGTCGCCGTGAGCACCCGCATCTGTCTCTGCCTCTTTGTATGCGTGCGGGCTACTGGTACTTGCAGATGGCTGGGCCTCTGCTTCTCGAGGGATCGATCGATCGGTGCCCCCGTGCGATGCATGCATGGTAGATGGCTGGGCGGGAGGATGGAGAATGCCTGTGGGAGCACGGTGTGCACAGTAGTAGGCCCCTGCATCTTTTTTTTGTAACTAGGCCCCTGCATCTTTGCGTGGTGCCGAAGGAAGACGCACTTGCGCACCACATGTTCGAGCGAATGCCTCAACCACGGGCTGCCAACCGCTCCATATTCTCTGGTTTGAAAAGGATTGTTTGGCATTTTTAAAATTATGATTGCTAATACAAGGAGATGTCTGATGAtattgtttttgtttttcaaTATTTAGTTTAACTTAATATTATTTTTGTTTTGATTTTAGTCCTTGAAAATATTGCTGTTGGAATACGTTGTGTAGCAAGATTTTCAAATTTATGAtattcaaaataaaaaatattacaaATAATTTAAATACCAATTAAATTAGTACAGTTAATAATGGTCAACGACAAAACACTCAGCCAGGGAGTGGCATAGGAAAAAAACAGAACTTTATTTTTTCTCTAGCCTGAAGGCATTTAAGTTTTTTCATAGCTTCGTTAGTCACTGTCAACGAATGTGGACGGAATAACATGGATGAAAAAAAAAGTTTCGATCGATGATGTCTATGTGCTTTTAAATTTTTTAGTGATATATAGATAATTAACATCTTTTATAATAGCACGCGGCTAAAACCCTCTTCAAACATCCGGATGACTTTCTCGCTTCTCCGCACCTTCTGCGCCCTCAAACCATCccacctccccctccccctccccctcccaagGAGAGTCGCCACGTCGCCCTACCGAGCCATGTCCTCCGCCACCAACCTCCGTTTATTGTCGTGGGACTGCGCCGACGACCCGCTGGATTTCGGCGCGTTCGCCGGCGCCGCGTTCCTCCCGCTACAGCGGCGCGCGGCGAAGCGGGAACCCGCGGTGTCGCCGGAGGCCGTTCAGGCGCGCGCCGTTGACGAgcggggcggcggcgcggcggaggaagaggagaaggcgCCCGCCGCCAAGAAAGGTTATTTTAGGGGTTTCCCATTCTTTTTTTCGCGGATTAAATATTCGATTTTTCCGTTAACGATGGTGGTGGATGCGCCAAGAATTGCTTCCTCGTGGCATTATAGTACTAATCCTTATTTTATTACATGGTTCAATATCGCATAATCTGTGGTAGTCTGGTTCTTTTGTTTCTTTACCAAGGTTAGATTTTTGGAAGCCATAGATACTTATTCGTTGGTTTCTGAGGGTAATTTTGAAACATAGATTTGCTTTTTATTGTTCCTGAATCCTAAATCCCCTCAGTAAAATTTTGCCAATAAATGTAACAAACTAGCCACTATAATATGAAATCGGAGAAAGTAGGGACGGGCAGAAATGTTAGTCACATGTTAACTGCTAATTAGTAGTTATTTCGCATCTGGTGTGCCCAAGACCTCAAATTGAGGTATGTTTTTGGCTTTTTGCCACCATGGATATGGGTGTATCAGGGATCAACTTCATTTGAGTCTGAGTGCTATTTGTCTTGTTTTGGTATTAGCTTGGTCACCTTTTGGCTATTTTACTTTGATAACCTGTTTAATGTGAACTGCTGATTTTTTTCTCTTCCTTTTAGGCTCCACTTTTTGATAGTTGGATACAAatatatgattctttcttgtcttGATACGCTACATTTTAATCAGTTATTGAGTTACAAGTTGTTTACATATTTTTGACCATATGTATTTTTTACCACGTTCTACCTTTTCTGTAAACCCATAACAGTCTTACAcatgtcatcatcctcatctctGGAAGCTAGTTACCAGCAAAAAGTGTGCCCTCTATTATTGTCGCATCGTGCATTTATGGATTTAGCTCACCTATATTTTTACATAGTATTTGGCCTGGCACTTGCAACATCATAGCTTATATCTGTTTTCTTTTAGAAGTTGCAATCCAGAACTTATCTAGCTTCAATTGGTCCTTTATAAGGCATTAATTTTATCATTGCTTATCCACTAACTGATGGTGATAATGGTACAGATGTTCGCTGATGAGAAATCTTGATGCACTATTCTATTGATTGAAAATTAGATATTGTTTTTCCATTATTGTTCATGGCTATATTTCAGCTTGACGCTAATATGGTTTTCTATCATGGCTACATTATTTATTTTATGAACCTTTTATGTGATCGCACCATTTTTGTTCTTTGCATCATTGCATGAACTGATATTATAAAGAGGTTTATCATATGTTTTCGATAAAAAaattaaaagttgcaaacaaacTCATGCATGCTATAAGCTGGGTTCATATTCTGTATATGTCCAAATATACTATCCTAATTGTATGGTATTGTCACACTGATGGCTAAATGACTTCAATAGGAAATTCAAATAATCATTCGGATAAGAAGACTGTCAAAATAATGACATACAATGTATGGTTCCGAGAGGAATTGGAACTGATTAGAAGGATGAATGCTATTGGAGATCTTATTCTGCATCACAGCCCAGATCTTATATGCTTCCAGGTCCTTTATTCAAACTACGCATTACTTATTTTCCTCTTCTACTTGGGTTTCGGATATTCATTTGTGGAACTGCAGGAGGTCACTCCAAACATTTATCTGCTTTTCGAAAAATCGGATTGGTGGCAAGCTTACAAATGCTCCTTGCCGCATGAGATGGCCATGCAAAGACCATATTACAGCATGCAGGTATAAAACATTTCTCAAACTGAGATGGTCATGGAAATACCATACTACTTTATGCAGGTATAAACCATTAACCACTTTAGGCATGTAATACTCTATTAGAATTGCTTAGATTGTATAAGTTTATCTAAGTTTCCTGTCAAGTTTTAAAATACTGTTCCATATGACTTCTCTTTTTTAGTTTTTTATAACATGGGGGCTAGGGTTATGTACTTATGTTTTCTTGATGCATAGAATTCATTTCATGGTTTAATGCTGGATTTAGTTGCCATTTCGAAGTTTTAGTCGCTACCTCAGCCTGTTTCTTTATCTGAGCTAAATTCCTGTTCCATAATTCAGATTTCAGAATATTAGATGTACCTAGGTTTTAATAAAATGTGAGGTAAACTCTATCCCTTCAGGATGTTAGAAAGCTTAGCTATCCTGTTACTGTTTTATGCGCTCATGTCCATCTGTACTCCGTATGGATAAGCTGGTGCTACTATACGGCTTACTACTTTTCAGGCACACAACAAAGGATACTCATGCCTGCCCATACACTGATGGGCTTCCTGCTTCTCTGCATAGTATTAACAGCAACATCTGCATATGCTGTGTTTTACATGTTGAGGCATTTTTACTTTGGATTGTTTGCCTCATGATTTTTTTTATGTTTAGTCTTTTGGTGCCTGAACTTTGCGCATCCAGAAATGCCATTTCTTGTGCAATTTTGTTGTTCCCGATTGGTTGAGGACTGTATATCCTGATTTACTTTGTTACAAACAAATTCAGATGAGCAAGTTGCCTGTGAAGTCATTTGACCGCAAAccattctataactcaaaaatggGACGGGAGCTGTGCATAGCTGATGTGACTGTTGGAGGTGTGATCAAGTTGGTGGTGGCTACAAGCCACCTTGAGAGCCCATCCCCTGGACCTCCTACTTGGGACCAGATGTTCAGCAAGGAAAGAGTAGGCCAGGCAAATGAATCTGTGAGGACTCTGGGAGCCTTCCGCAATGTAATATTCTGTGGGGATACAAACTGGGATGACAAAGGAGATGGGCCCTTCCCCCTACCAGATGGGTGGATCGACGCTTGGGATGAGTTGAAGCCCGGCGAAAATGGCTGGACCTACGACACGAAAGCTAACGTCATGCTATCTGGTAACCGTAAGCTGCAGAAGAGGCTGGACCGGTTCGTGTGCAAGTTGTCAGATTTCAAGGTCGAGAGCATCGAGATGATCGGGGAGGAAGTGATACCAGGTGTCACGTACATCAAGGAGAAGAAAGTTCGCCAGGAGATCCGTCAGCTGGTGTTACCTGTCTTACCCAGCGACCACTTCGGGCTTGTTCTGACTATCAGCTCTCAGTCTGAGAAGATCTGATCGATTATGGTCCAGAAACTACTCTTGATGTATCATGTAATGGTCCTCATTTTGTATATAGGATAGGATAGGATTATAGGTAGTAGCATATCCTAAGTGTGTCATGGAAGAGTCACAGTGATTGGTTGATGCTGAATGAAAACGGCAGGCCTATGATCATCCTGGTGCCCCCGATTTTGTCTAGTTTGGTGAAGGAGGCACCCGTTTGCTATGTAAATATGTCTAGGTCGGATAGTTCGGTCATGACCGGGACCGAAACCGAACTACCCGAGACTGAATTCCCGGTCTTGGGATTTCTAACTAACTGATTGGTTCACGTTTTCTGGTAACCGAAGTTTGGTAAAAACCGAGGAACCGATCGGTTTGGTTCGGTCTAACCGAACGTCCAGGCTGACTTGGCATATCGATATCCATGTCGAGGTTATTATGTTGCTTTTCACTGATAGCCTTGCAGTCTGAATGTCTGGATGCCCTACGATGGGGTGGTACTGGtagcagtgttttcctaaacgctaaacggtaaacagtcggtcacataccgtttagccattattcgggcaaaacgttccattaaacgggctaaacggccaattaaacggggtaaacgggtgattaaacggaaacggcgcaccaccgtgtagcgtttacatggtgtttaaacgggctaaacgaccgtttaggcgaacagtgactGGTAGAGAGCTTTTAGAACGGTTGCTAGGTCGAGGAAGAGAATGACTTGTATCTGGTAGTTATATTATTTGTGATTTTGAGTGGCTTCACCCCGAGTAAGTTTGACGTCCGTGACCCATATCACCATATGAATGTCCATGTACAGGTTGCCAATTTTCAGAACGCGTCGGTAGCTGGCTCAGCCTTTTCTGATCGAGAGACATTCTAGACTCTAGACGGCGGCCAGGACGCATGTTAGTCGTGTAGCGTAGCGTAGTTGTCACGTACCAGTAGGCCGGTCACCAAGCTGTTCTTGCTCTGACTGGCAATGGCAGAGTCGCAGGCAAGCAAGCACACGACGGTCACCAATGCCATGCCAACTGCCATGGCGACTCAATAGAACCATGCGTGCGCTCATGTATGGTGTGGCTATAGCCTATAAGTAACGACGCTCGAAGAAGCCGAGCTCGACCATCGGTCATTCCACTGGTTTGCTCTCCTCTCTTCGATCCATGGCTGAATCGGCGCCTCGATTCCTCTTCCTCGTCTCTCTCGCGGCGGCGCTCGCCATGGCCATTgggccagcggcggcggcagcgcatgATGCAGGGGGCCGCAGCCGCCTCATCCACCTGCACTTCTACATGCACGACATCACGGGCGGGCCGGGGCAGACGGCGGTGCAGGTGGTGAAGGGTCCGGGGCCGGCGAACCTaggggcggacacagcggtggggcgggggctCAAGCCCCTCTATCTATATCGCAGCAGTGGAATTACTATAGAGCCTCCATAAATTTTTAGATAAAGTTCTATAACGTAGGAggagctgagacttaagatcgaacagcGGTATTGTTTAAcccctgaaatattttctgggtCCACCGCTAGGCCGGTGATGCCCGGCTACCACTTCGGCGACACCACGGTGATCGACGACGCCCCGACGGACGGGCTCAGCGCGTCGTCGTCGTGGCTCGTCGGGGGCGCCCAGGGCACCCACACGCTGGCGTCGCTCACGGAGCCCGTGCTGGCGGTGTCCATGACCGCGGCGCTCACGGGCGGGGCCTACAACGGCAGCACCCTCGCCGTCGTGGGCCGGGACGACGTCTCGGCTGGCGTCAGGGAGCTCGCGGTGGTCGGCGGCACCGGCGCGTTCCGGAGGGCCACGGGCCACGTGCTGTGGCGGACGGGCATGATGGAGTCCAGTGACCACATGGTGCTGGAGCTCGACGTCTACGCCACCGTGCCGGCCGCTAGTCTCGCGCCGTCTCTATTAGCATGAACCCACGAAATAATCACCGTCAACTCACCACTTTGATGATTTAAGAGCTCACAAAATTATTACAAGTTCTCCGTTTGAATTTAAGAGTATAAAACAAGTGTGTAAAAGAAATAAATATTCTTAAGTAGACAAAACTTTGCCTTCACTCTTTACCATGTATTAGTCCTCCACTTTGGTAGATGATAATTCTTTCATCGCTTGTAATTTTAATGTACCAACCTATAGTTGACGAGCTTTGTTGTGGGCTATAATATAATAATGCTTGTGTCATGGGCTAGGTTGACTTGTATTCTTGCCACTTGGGCACCTTAAAATATTCTGATTATGCTATTATAAGTGTCGGATAATCCACGTTCAATTATCGGATAATCCATATCTGCCGGATTTCGCCAATCCCATATCCTACACCGCATCCGCATATAATCGGATTCGGATTATCCATATCCGCACGGATATTAAAAACACTTCTCCATATCCTTAATTTTTTTTGGATTCGGAGCAGATTAGAGTGGAAGATTATCCATACCACTTTGACCCCTAGGGCCAATGAAGTGCAGTAATTAGAACAAGCAAATTTTGTTCCGTGATCCAATTAGTAACATTATGCATATTATGAAGTATATTTTTATGATTATCAATTTGTGTCCTAAATAGGAGTGGGCATAATTAACCAAAAATGATAAACCAAACCAAAAAAATGGTTCCTTATTCGGTTCCAGATATTAAGGAATCGAAATAACCAAAGAAATTTTGGTTTCTACAACATAGATAACAAAATTAACCGAAATACATGAATTGTACATCACTTACTTGTATTTTTATAAGACTATGTTTGCTTTATATGTGATGTCTTATATTGAATTACTATGTATTTGTGTTGCTATATTGCTATTGTTGCCTTACCAAATATTATTATCTAAAATAGAGGTAGTCTTAGCTAAATTTACTAGAATCTGCATATTTTGTTGTCTTGACCTCTGCTGGAAAAAATCGGTTAGTTCGTTTAGAACCGGAACCAaaccgaaataaccgagaaccgaaataCTTGGTTTCAAAAAAATTTAGAACTGATCTGTTCCTATTTTCTAAGGACTAAATTTCTTCGATAACTTAGGAAGTGAACCAAAACCGAACCAAAAACCGAATACCCAGCAATAGCGAAAGACCTGCTGGCAATTGGACCTAAGGTCGAGGTGGAAGATTGCCACCGGTCTCCGCTTCGAGGCACAGGCTCATCCTGGATCAACCATGTACTTCATGTCCATAAGTTCATCAACACGTCTACATGAGGAGAGCAAGCCTCAAAAGGTATAATTTTTCTTCGGCCGTGTAAGGCCCATTTGGATGAGCCAAGACTAATTACTAGTTAGGCTGGTTTCAATGAAGAGTTTCATAAAATAGTTACTAAGACTGTTACATCAGCTTTTGTGTTGGTAACTGAGGGAGACAGTAGGCttcgtgtaacaccccggtgttacgatcttacttagcaccgcgatttaggcctacggcaaattttcgaaacgagtttctcggatttttgatttaaaacgtattcgacgcgatacACCGAtcctgtgtgacatagtttcgcggactcaagtaaacgctcaagttaaaatAACGCCgagcgtagaaatatttaggaacgtCGAACGGCAATGCGGGCCGATCGATAGCAAACGGTTCATTCTATTAGATTCAGCATGAAAAGCACcgtttaaaaataaaataaaatccattaataaatagcac harbors:
- the LOC136536510 gene encoding dirigent protein 1-like, with the protein product MAESAPRFLFLVSLAAALAMAIGPAAAAAHDAGGRSRLIHLHFYMHDITGGPGQTAVQVVKGPGPANPVMPGYHFGDTTVIDDAPTDGLSASSSWLVGGAQGTHTLASLTEPVLAVSMTAALTGGAYNGSTLAVVGRDDVSAGVRELAVVGGTGAFRRATGHVLWRTGMMESSDHMVLELDVYATVPAASLAPSLLA
- the LOC136538729 gene encoding uncharacterized protein, translating into MTFSLLRTFCALKPSHLPLPLPLPRRVATSPYRAMSSATNLRLLSWDCADDPLDFGAFAGAAFLPLQRRAAKREPAVSPEAVQARAVDERGGGAAEEEEKAPAAKKGNSNNHSDKKTVKIMTYNVWFREELELIRRMNAIGDLILHHSPDLICFQEVTPNIYLLFEKSDWWQAYKCSLPHEMAMQRPYYSMQMSKLPVKSFDRKPFYNSKMGRELCIADVTVGGVIKLVVATSHLESPSPGPPTWDQMFSKERVGQANESVRTLGAFRNVIFCGDTNWDDKGDGPFPLPDGWIDAWDELKPGENGWTYDTKANVMLSGNRKLQKRLDRFVCKLSDFKVESIEMIGEEVIPGVTYIKEKKVRQEIRQLVLPVLPSDHFGLVLTISSQSEKI